In Fimbriimonadia bacterium, the following are encoded in one genomic region:
- a CDS encoding acylphosphatase, which translates to MTGRLKAVAFGRVQGVGYRAFVARAADRLRLTGFAKNLEDGSVAVVAEGPEDRLRELVALLQQGPSFASVERVEWTIEEGEPEFGWFSVE; encoded by the coding sequence TTGACCGGTCGGCTAAAGGCAGTGGCATTCGGCAGAGTGCAGGGCGTGGGGTACCGTGCGTTCGTCGCCCGCGCTGCCGACCGCCTGAGGCTTACGGGGTTCGCCAAGAACCTCGAGGATGGGTCGGTGGCGGTAGTCGCCGAGGGGCCGGAAGACCGGCTCCGAGAACTGGTCGCATTGTTGCAACAAGGCCCCTCCTTCGCAAGCGTGGAGAGGGTGGAGTGGACTATAGAGGAAGGTGAGCCGGAGTTCGGTTGGTTCAGCGTGGAGTAG
- a CDS encoding GAF domain-containing protein, translating into MSEPASPTPRKQASRRVGKERLIARLRQELARKEAELDAMRRISEATGSAFGSHEMLQGLAEIGRSVTDTDVCEIYLLTEDENELVLRASTENQPLIERVRIRVGEGITGRVALERRPVGISRRAYSDPRAKYYAILHEEEFESFLAVPLEVREKVIGVITVRTRAPHKYSREEEMLLASVAGQVAGAVEHLDRMTRLEHQASQFRALAQVSRMITSSAYLEEILQLLVSEIARHLSYKVVTIRLLNEDTQELVLHASQSTSRAYLNKPSIRVGQSIAGLAVKENRTVTLADVQTSDRYLFPEIAKEQGVRSLICVPLTVAGKALGVLSCYTGYNHEFTQDETRTLETLAGQAAIAVSHARLTARNTLMQEMHHRVKNNLQQIASLLRMQLRQVGDEGLSEHLHESLNRIQAIAAVHDLLSRDDLEFVHLRKVAEAILRHLLQSYAPPGCRIDWEIEGDDILLPMNQANHVALVLNELLQNAIQHGIGPRDEGRIEVAIVVHDERVSVTVRNDGELLPEGFEESKASGLGLQIVENLIRSGLAGRFSLRRGERMTEAEFSFQRGPS; encoded by the coding sequence ATGTCGGAGCCGGCATCCCCAACTCCCCGGAAGCAAGCCAGTCGCCGAGTCGGCAAAGAGCGGCTGATTGCAAGGCTGCGGCAGGAACTCGCGCGCAAAGAGGCCGAGCTGGACGCCATGCGCCGCATCAGCGAGGCCACCGGCTCGGCATTCGGCTCGCACGAGATGTTGCAAGGTCTCGCGGAGATCGGTCGAAGCGTCACCGATACCGACGTCTGCGAAATCTACCTTCTGACGGAGGACGAAAACGAGCTAGTTCTGCGCGCCAGCACGGAGAACCAGCCCCTCATCGAGCGCGTGCGCATTCGCGTGGGCGAGGGGATCACCGGACGAGTGGCCCTCGAGAGACGGCCGGTGGGCATCAGCCGACGTGCATACTCCGATCCACGCGCCAAGTACTACGCCATTCTGCACGAAGAGGAGTTCGAGAGCTTTCTGGCCGTGCCGTTAGAGGTGCGCGAGAAGGTGATCGGCGTGATCACCGTACGCACGCGCGCCCCCCATAAGTACTCGCGTGAAGAGGAGATGCTACTTGCCAGCGTCGCGGGACAGGTTGCGGGGGCGGTGGAGCATCTGGACCGCATGACGCGCCTGGAGCATCAGGCCTCGCAGTTCCGCGCTTTGGCGCAGGTCAGCCGCATGATCACCTCCAGTGCGTACCTCGAGGAAATTCTGCAGCTACTGGTGTCCGAGATCGCGCGGCACCTCAGCTACAAGGTTGTCACCATTCGGCTGCTGAACGAGGACACCCAAGAACTAGTTCTGCATGCCTCGCAGTCCACCAGCCGCGCTTACCTGAATAAGCCCAGCATCCGCGTCGGGCAGAGCATCGCTGGATTGGCAGTGAAGGAGAATCGCACGGTCACGCTCGCAGACGTACAGACCAGCGACCGATACCTCTTCCCCGAGATAGCGAAGGAGCAAGGGGTGCGATCGCTGATCTGCGTGCCGCTTACCGTTGCGGGCAAGGCACTGGGCGTGCTGTCCTGCTACACGGGCTACAACCACGAGTTCACGCAGGACGAAACCCGCACGCTAGAGACCCTCGCGGGTCAGGCCGCGATCGCCGTCAGCCACGCCAGGCTGACTGCGCGCAACACCCTGATGCAAGAGATGCATCACCGCGTTAAGAACAACTTGCAGCAGATCGCCAGCCTGCTCCGCATGCAGCTTCGGCAGGTGGGCGACGAAGGCCTTTCGGAGCACCTGCACGAGAGCCTGAACCGCATTCAGGCCATCGCGGCTGTGCACGACTTGCTGTCCCGCGACGACCTAGAGTTCGTGCACCTACGAAAGGTGGCCGAGGCGATCCTCCGGCACTTGCTGCAGAGCTACGCCCCACCAGGCTGTCGGATCGACTGGGAAATCGAGGGCGACGACATCCTACTGCCAATGAACCAGGCGAATCACGTCGCGCTGGTGCTGAACGAACTGCTACAAAACGCGATCCAGCACGGCATCGGTCCTCGAGATGAGGGGCGCATTGAGGTCGCCATCGTGGTTCACGACGAGAGGGTATCGGTGACGGTGCGCAACGACGGAGAATTGCTGCCAGAGGGGTTTGAGGAGTCGAAGGCTAGTGGACTGGGCTTGCAGATTGTGGAGAACCTGATTCGCAGCGGACTGGCCGGCCGCTTCTCCCTTCGGCGAGGGGAGAGGATGACCGAGGCCGAGTTCTCATTCCAGCGGGGCCCTAGCTAG
- a CDS encoding alpha/beta fold hydrolase, with translation MLAHFTEFCWLVVLGLFPLLACGCAGAKQDPVIGYWEGSLVVPGGTKLRLGLHVAKLEGGGYSAKLDSPDQGAFGLGVDQFTFESGKVAFEMKTLGARFEGTMAEDQQSIVGKFRQSGLTMDLTLKKMEKPTTSQRPQEPKPPYPYIVEDVQFRNERADILLAGTVTVPRGTGPFPGIVLVSGSGPQDRDESLLGHKPFLVLADHLTRRGIAVLRFDDRGVGKSEGNFATATSEDFVTDAIAGVEFLRTRPGVNPDLVGIAGHSEGGLVAPIAAVRSPNVAFIVLLAGTGIVGEEILYRQAELISRAEGATDEEIANGRRAQERIFEIVKMDVTPKERERRLQALASDLVTSLSERQREALGGNEEAYVQGQIRMVGSPWFRYFLTYDPAPTLRKVRVPVLAINGELDLQVPAKVNLQAIERALKEGGNRNYEVHELKGLNHLFQTAKTGSPTEYATIQETMSPTAMDLIADWVLKLKPAATASPQGTFRQKPGGR, from the coding sequence ATGTTGGCACACTTTACGGAGTTCTGTTGGCTCGTAGTTCTCGGTTTGTTTCCTCTGCTCGCATGTGGGTGCGCCGGTGCGAAGCAGGACCCCGTCATCGGCTACTGGGAGGGATCTCTCGTAGTACCGGGCGGAACGAAGTTGCGTTTGGGCCTACACGTGGCCAAGCTGGAAGGCGGAGGCTACTCGGCAAAGCTGGATAGCCCAGATCAAGGTGCGTTCGGTCTAGGTGTGGACCAGTTCACGTTCGAGTCGGGCAAGGTGGCGTTCGAGATGAAGACCTTAGGTGCCCGGTTCGAAGGCACTATGGCGGAAGACCAGCAGTCCATCGTCGGCAAGTTCCGGCAGTCCGGTCTCACGATGGACCTGACATTGAAGAAGATGGAAAAGCCTACGACCTCGCAACGTCCTCAAGAGCCGAAGCCGCCTTACCCATACATCGTCGAGGACGTGCAGTTCCGAAACGAGAGAGCGGACATCTTGCTCGCGGGCACGGTGACTGTCCCGAGGGGCACCGGACCCTTCCCGGGCATCGTGCTGGTATCCGGCTCTGGACCCCAGGACCGCGACGAATCGCTTCTCGGGCACAAGCCTTTTCTGGTACTAGCAGACCACCTGACTCGTCGGGGCATCGCGGTCCTCCGCTTCGATGACCGCGGTGTCGGTAAGTCCGAGGGCAACTTCGCCACCGCCACCTCGGAGGACTTCGTAACCGACGCGATTGCCGGCGTCGAGTTCCTACGAACGCGCCCGGGTGTGAACCCCGATCTCGTAGGTATCGCCGGGCACAGCGAGGGAGGATTGGTAGCCCCCATCGCTGCGGTGCGATCCCCCAACGTCGCATTCATCGTGCTGCTCGCCGGAACGGGCATCGTGGGTGAGGAAATCCTGTATCGTCAGGCCGAGTTGATCTCGCGCGCCGAGGGAGCAACCGATGAGGAAATCGCCAACGGACGTCGCGCGCAAGAGCGCATCTTCGAGATCGTGAAGATGGATGTCACCCCCAAAGAGAGGGAACGCCGGCTCCAGGCTCTGGCCTCCGACTTGGTGACTTCGCTCTCCGAGCGACAGAGAGAGGCGCTCGGCGGCAACGAAGAGGCTTACGTCCAGGGCCAGATTCGTATGGTCGGCTCGCCGTGGTTTCGCTACTTCCTAACCTACGACCCGGCGCCCACGCTTCGCAAGGTGCGTGTCCCGGTGCTCGCCATCAACGGTGAGTTGGACCTGCAGGTGCCGGCCAAAGTCAACCTCCAGGCCATTGAGCGGGCGCTGAAGGAAGGCGGCAATCGAAACTACGAGGTGCACGAGCTGAAGGGGCTGAACCATCTCTTCCAGACAGCCAAGACGGGGTCGCCGACCGAGTACGCGACCATTCAGGAGACGATGTCGCCTACCGCCATGGATCTGATCGCGGATTGGGTGCTGAAGCTCAAACCCGCTGCGACGGCCTCACCCCAGGGCACGTTCCGGCAGAAGCCCGGCGGTCGCTGA
- a CDS encoding TetR/AcrR family transcriptional regulator produces the protein MNKDCTTRQAVLESALGLMTEKGFTNTSMDDILSVSGVKKGSLYHFFTSKTELGLAVLDLYWERATTWVDHQFENLPGGPLERIQKFFAGEGFPETTGKFTGCLLGTIVAEMSLIEDRLSGRALELLNRFVDRIAQELDKAVQAGELSAGTDTKSLARQLVTYFEGGLLIAKACQSLQALRDLAPGISALIDSCRNGRGGPGSGDGETTVAFKNARQS, from the coding sequence ATGAACAAAGACTGCACAACCAGACAGGCCGTCCTCGAAAGCGCTCTCGGTCTCATGACCGAGAAGGGCTTTACGAACACGAGCATGGACGACATCCTGAGCGTCAGCGGCGTGAAGAAGGGCAGTCTGTACCACTTCTTTACCAGCAAAACGGAACTTGGCTTGGCCGTGCTGGACCTGTACTGGGAGCGGGCCACGACTTGGGTTGACCATCAGTTCGAGAACTTGCCGGGGGGGCCACTGGAGCGAATCCAGAAGTTCTTCGCCGGCGAGGGTTTCCCCGAGACCACCGGCAAATTCACCGGTTGCCTGCTGGGCACGATCGTCGCGGAGATGTCACTCATCGAGGACCGGCTGAGCGGGCGAGCGCTCGAACTGCTCAACCGGTTCGTGGATCGAATAGCGCAAGAACTGGACAAGGCTGTTCAGGCAGGCGAACTCAGTGCGGGTACGGACACGAAGTCCCTCGCGCGACAGCTCGTCACTTACTTCGAGGGGGGATTGCTGATTGCCAAGGCGTGCCAGAGCTTGCAAGCTCTGCGGGATCTGGCACCCGGCATCAGTGCGCTCATCGATTCCTGCCGCAACGGAAGGGGCGGTCCCGGTTCGGGCGATGGCGAGACGACTGTCGCCTTCAAGAATGCGAGGCAGTCATGA
- a CDS encoding ribose-phosphate pyrophosphokinase — protein sequence MSKDAPLKLFSGTANPELAQAIAREIGVTLGDVDILRFQDGECYVAYRESLRGADCYVVQSVGPPVDSNLMELLIMMDAMRRTSVARITAVIPYFGYARQEKKEFPREPITAKLVADMIVCAGAQRVMTMDLHAAAIQGFFNFPVDHLNTVKMFGKYFEKLKGRDIAVVSADEGGVKKVRKVASLLKAPIVVGYKHRYGPDESELTQLAGDVEGKVPIIVEDMITTAGSVAHCVDALLANGCVPEVYIAAAHGVLVGPAIERLDRPEIAEVVVTDSVPIGPEKRFSRLTVLSVAELFANAVRRAHEDESVSALFEIG from the coding sequence ATGTCCAAAGACGCTCCTCTGAAGCTGTTCAGCGGGACCGCGAACCCGGAACTCGCGCAAGCGATTGCGCGAGAGATCGGCGTCACGCTGGGCGACGTGGACATTCTGCGGTTCCAAGACGGCGAGTGCTACGTCGCCTACCGCGAGTCGCTGCGGGGCGCCGATTGCTACGTGGTGCAGTCCGTTGGCCCGCCGGTGGACAGCAACCTGATGGAGCTGCTGATCATGATGGATGCGATGCGCCGCACGAGCGTCGCCCGCATCACCGCGGTCATCCCCTACTTCGGATATGCCAGGCAGGAGAAAAAGGAGTTCCCTCGCGAGCCGATCACGGCGAAGCTGGTCGCGGACATGATCGTCTGTGCCGGCGCCCAGCGGGTCATGACCATGGACCTGCATGCCGCGGCGATCCAAGGCTTCTTCAACTTTCCGGTGGACCACCTGAACACCGTCAAGATGTTCGGGAAGTACTTCGAGAAGTTGAAAGGCCGTGACATCGCCGTCGTGTCGGCGGACGAAGGCGGCGTGAAGAAGGTACGCAAGGTCGCATCGCTGCTCAAAGCGCCGATCGTCGTGGGCTACAAGCACCGTTACGGGCCCGACGAGAGCGAGCTAACCCAGCTTGCCGGCGACGTCGAGGGCAAGGTTCCGATCATCGTAGAGGACATGATCACGACTGCGGGCAGCGTCGCTCACTGCGTGGATGCGCTGCTGGCCAACGGGTGCGTTCCGGAGGTGTATATCGCCGCTGCCCACGGGGTGCTGGTGGGCCCTGCGATCGAGCGCCTCGATCGCCCCGAGATTGCGGAAGTTGTCGTGACGGACTCGGTTCCGATCGGACCGGAGAAGCGCTTCTCCCGCCTGACGGTTCTCTCCGTTGCCGAACTATTTGCGAACGCCGTCCGCAGGGCGCACGAGGACGAGTCGGTTTCCGCGTTGTTCGAGATAGGATAG
- the secD gene encoding protein translocase subunit SecD: protein MRQGWLILIVIVLLGLSVWSALTKTPTLGLDVRGGYRVILQADLSKLKPEERNLWPEKRQTVREILDKRLKGPFGAADATVATKGLDQFTVEIPGVTNPDEVSEILSKTARLEFWHALNVQTEKDLNRPYKAEHSESAEGAEQWSFRDTTAPEEDESAVIKSGTPEFKRMIADEWELILDGSMLNRAKSENTGTGAYYVALDFNKEGTDRLADFSRKVEGRGEYLAIILDGEVISFPVMRAVITNGKAVIEGGNMTGKDAIRLATLLQAGALPVDLTQVYMQRVEPTIGSQALDMIIRAGIVGFALVSLFMMIYYLVPGILAVVALLCYSLFCYAVYVSMGVTFSLPGIAGFLLSIGMAVDANVLIFERMKEELRGGKTLLAAIDAGFKRAFPAILDSNVCTIITCLVLYNLGTGSVKGFAATLGVGVAISLFTAITLTRMLLYLLVGAGVNKPSLFALGRQWLGREHMRVISRMVVYFVISGAVLVPGIVFIFMGGLKPNIEFGSGTEVIYTVEGGVKENNRQIQERLAAAGLEGASVQLAAGGQQVIIRMKELKEYRVLDNMNQLQQRAKIASVLAPAGVDARLVDVKEKNPDGTETVVQKPASEESFSQVGKIISDETLRNAILALVISIALILVYLSVRFAIEGGWSGVKFGAAALIATIHDVGVLVGCSAIFGYFLNWEISSLFITALLTIIGFSVHDTIVIFDRIRENLLHKKRGETFENLVDRSISQSFARSINTSLTVVLMLASLFFIGSAMPDLRHFHAIMLIGVISGTYSSIFNASPILVLIERFSHRMGAQTLEAAVKERERAAPAVPKTTTVAPDGDAAFGQTGRVTPELPKPPHGADDRPSARPKSKKPKRRF, encoded by the coding sequence GTGAGACAAGGCTGGCTCATTCTCATCGTTATCGTGCTACTAGGCTTGTCCGTGTGGTCTGCCCTGACAAAGACCCCCACTCTCGGGCTCGATGTCCGAGGAGGCTACCGTGTAATCCTGCAGGCGGATCTCAGCAAGCTGAAGCCGGAAGAGCGGAACCTCTGGCCCGAGAAGAGGCAGACGGTCCGGGAGATCCTGGACAAGCGACTGAAGGGACCCTTCGGCGCGGCGGACGCGACCGTGGCTACCAAGGGCCTAGACCAGTTCACCGTCGAGATACCCGGCGTCACCAATCCGGACGAAGTGTCGGAGATCCTCTCCAAAACCGCGCGTCTCGAGTTCTGGCACGCACTCAATGTCCAGACCGAGAAGGATCTGAACCGGCCGTACAAAGCCGAGCACAGCGAAAGTGCCGAGGGTGCCGAGCAGTGGAGCTTCCGCGACACCACTGCGCCAGAGGAGGACGAGTCGGCAGTAATCAAGTCGGGAACGCCTGAGTTCAAGCGGATGATTGCAGACGAGTGGGAGCTGATCTTGGACGGCTCTATGCTCAATCGCGCAAAGTCCGAAAACACCGGCACCGGTGCCTATTACGTCGCCTTGGATTTCAACAAGGAAGGGACGGATAGACTCGCGGACTTCTCGAGGAAGGTCGAGGGGCGCGGAGAGTACCTCGCGATCATCTTGGACGGAGAAGTGATTTCCTTCCCCGTGATGCGTGCGGTGATCACCAACGGGAAGGCAGTCATCGAGGGCGGTAACATGACTGGTAAGGATGCGATTCGCCTGGCGACGCTCCTCCAGGCCGGTGCCCTCCCGGTGGACCTAACTCAAGTGTACATGCAGCGAGTAGAGCCCACCATCGGTAGCCAAGCGCTAGACATGATCATCCGCGCCGGTATCGTGGGCTTCGCTCTGGTCTCGCTGTTCATGATGATCTACTACCTCGTGCCTGGCATTCTGGCGGTTGTAGCTCTTCTCTGCTATTCGCTCTTCTGCTATGCCGTGTATGTCAGCATGGGTGTGACCTTCTCGCTCCCGGGAATCGCGGGCTTCCTGCTGTCCATCGGTATGGCGGTGGACGCTAACGTGCTGATCTTCGAGCGCATGAAGGAGGAGCTTCGCGGCGGGAAGACACTCCTGGCTGCCATAGACGCTGGGTTCAAACGCGCATTTCCAGCCATCCTCGACTCCAACGTATGCACGATTATCACCTGTCTGGTGCTGTACAACCTCGGCACCGGTTCGGTAAAAGGGTTCGCCGCGACCCTCGGTGTCGGTGTCGCGATCAGTCTATTCACTGCCATCACGCTGACTCGCATGCTGCTCTATCTGCTGGTCGGGGCCGGCGTGAACAAGCCGTCGCTGTTCGCACTCGGGCGACAGTGGCTCGGCCGAGAGCACATGCGGGTCATCAGCCGCATGGTGGTCTACTTCGTGATCAGTGGCGCGGTCCTCGTCCCCGGCATTGTATTCATCTTCATGGGTGGGCTGAAGCCCAACATCGAGTTCGGCTCCGGTACGGAGGTGATATACACCGTCGAGGGCGGGGTGAAGGAGAACAACCGCCAGATCCAAGAACGACTTGCTGCTGCGGGTCTGGAAGGCGCCTCCGTGCAGCTTGCCGCCGGTGGCCAACAGGTCATCATCCGCATGAAGGAGCTGAAGGAATACAGGGTCTTGGACAATATGAACCAGCTGCAGCAGCGCGCGAAGATCGCCTCCGTGCTCGCTCCGGCTGGGGTGGATGCGCGCCTCGTCGATGTCAAAGAGAAGAACCCGGATGGTACCGAAACCGTTGTGCAGAAGCCCGCAAGCGAGGAGAGTTTCTCCCAAGTCGGCAAGATCATCAGTGACGAAACACTCAGGAATGCCATCCTCGCACTCGTCATCTCGATTGCCCTGATCCTCGTGTACCTATCGGTCAGGTTCGCAATTGAAGGCGGGTGGAGCGGCGTGAAGTTCGGAGCAGCCGCACTGATTGCCACCATCCACGACGTCGGCGTGTTGGTCGGGTGCTCCGCGATCTTCGGCTACTTCCTGAACTGGGAGATCAGCTCACTCTTCATTACGGCATTGCTGACCATCATCGGCTTTTCCGTGCACGACACGATCGTCATCTTCGACCGAATCCGAGAGAACCTGCTGCATAAGAAGCGCGGTGAGACGTTCGAGAACCTAGTGGACCGCTCCATCAGCCAGTCCTTCGCTCGGTCGATCAACACCAGCCTGACCGTCGTGCTGATGCTGGCGTCGCTTTTCTTCATCGGCAGTGCCATGCCGGACTTGCGGCACTTCCACGCCATCATGTTGATCGGCGTCATATCGGGAACGTACAGCTCTATCTTCAACGCGTCGCCGATCTTGGTGCTCATCGAGCGCTTCTCTCATCGCATGGGTGCGCAGACGCTCGAGGCTGCAGTCAAAGAGCGTGAACGTGCCGCACCCGCCGTACCGAAGACGACGACGGTGGCACCAGATGGCGATGCGGCATTCGGGCAGACCGGCCGTGTTACTCCTGAGCTGCCGAAGCCGCCGCATGGGGCCGACGACAGGCCATCCGCCCGCCCGAAGTCGAAGAAGCCCAAGCGCCGCTTCTAG
- a CDS encoding PQQ-like beta-propeller repeat protein yields MHCHPDTSWKSRRPIVNAIVAWLLLYTAPASADDWCVGIGKTPSRNGASSVVGPMKSDLLWAGGRDSILGDQPVCAGGLLVSTRVVGWDAIWDSVIVAQDLMTGAERWNTVLPVQSADPGRSRVTGFRDGRVYATRAAGPSKPDYLFALDPADGSVLWRSQDVIAETWGESVGFTEDGDVLVRSPVGLMRIDGATGITVWSTAISIQEGSCGAAAFGQRVYAWERLSGGPRLCALDLATGAKLYAGPVLSGGTIQQVAPFVGPDGTVYAPRSQGDVASDYLVAYEDTGAALVEKWRGPLGFVPFASFAVGADGGVYSYSTTRSGSTATLRVLKLDADSGSVLAQSPALASDYPVQPKLALDAQGKVFVTNGSYERGKLFALAPDLSLLWSVALPDIGRGGPILADDGVLVVTGSGSDVRAYRSANPAIVGGTVLLQQRTAVAGMQSVLEFREPGSLDVLHSCPITLDAQGSYAGCEVPVGTYDVALRFPHFLRSVQQSVSLAPGTNTVSFCLSNGDVDDNNAIGLGDLNIVLLRFSSTDPAGDRDGDGIVGLSDMNLVLLNFGLVGAP; encoded by the coding sequence ATGCATTGCCACCCGGACACCTCATGGAAGAGCCGACGCCCTATCGTCAACGCGATCGTCGCTTGGCTCCTGCTCTACACAGCGCCCGCATCCGCGGACGATTGGTGCGTTGGTATCGGCAAAACCCCTTCCAGAAACGGTGCCTCGTCCGTCGTCGGACCGATGAAGAGTGATCTGTTATGGGCCGGTGGTCGCGACAGCATCCTCGGCGACCAGCCCGTGTGTGCCGGCGGACTCCTCGTCAGCACCCGGGTGGTGGGTTGGGATGCAATTTGGGACTCCGTCATCGTCGCGCAAGACCTGATGACGGGTGCGGAGCGGTGGAACACGGTCCTGCCCGTCCAGTCCGCAGATCCGGGCCGCAGCCGGGTCACCGGCTTTCGAGACGGGCGAGTGTACGCAACTCGTGCGGCAGGTCCGAGCAAGCCGGACTACCTATTCGCCCTGGACCCGGCCGATGGGTCGGTGCTTTGGCGCTCCCAGGACGTGATTGCCGAGACTTGGGGCGAAAGCGTCGGCTTCACCGAGGACGGCGACGTTCTGGTTCGCTCGCCTGTGGGTCTCATGCGAATCGACGGGGCCACCGGAATCACAGTATGGAGCACGGCGATCAGCATCCAAGAGGGCTCGTGTGGTGCGGCTGCGTTCGGCCAGCGCGTGTACGCGTGGGAGCGCCTCTCGGGTGGCCCAAGATTGTGTGCTCTGGATCTCGCGACCGGTGCCAAGCTCTATGCCGGGCCGGTTCTGAGCGGCGGCACGATCCAGCAGGTCGCGCCGTTCGTCGGGCCGGACGGCACCGTGTACGCGCCGCGTTCGCAAGGGGATGTCGCCTCCGACTACTTGGTAGCCTATGAGGACACCGGCGCGGCACTCGTCGAGAAGTGGCGCGGTCCGTTAGGCTTCGTCCCCTTCGCCTCGTTCGCAGTCGGCGCAGACGGGGGTGTGTACAGCTATTCGACGACCCGGTCCGGCTCTACTGCGACGCTGCGGGTACTGAAGTTGGATGCCGACAGTGGTTCTGTCCTTGCCCAGTCCCCCGCGCTTGCCTCCGATTATCCGGTCCAACCCAAGCTCGCCCTAGATGCACAAGGCAAGGTTTTCGTCACGAACGGCAGTTATGAGCGGGGCAAGCTGTTCGCCCTTGCCCCCGACCTGTCGCTACTGTGGTCCGTCGCCCTTCCAGACATCGGCAGGGGTGGTCCGATCTTGGCGGATGACGGCGTTCTGGTCGTGACGGGTTCGGGCAGCGACGTACGTGCCTATCGCTCAGCGAACCCCGCAATTGTCGGCGGCACGGTCCTTCTCCAGCAGCGCACGGCAGTCGCCGGCATGCAGTCGGTGCTGGAGTTTCGCGAACCTGGCTCGCTCGACGTCCTTCACAGCTGTCCAATCACCCTCGATGCACAAGGCTCGTACGCGGGTTGCGAGGTGCCTGTCGGCACTTATGACGTGGCCCTCCGGTTCCCCCACTTCCTTCGGAGCGTGCAGCAGTCGGTCTCGCTCGCGCCAGGTACCAACACCGTCAGCTTCTGCCTATCGAACGGCGACGTGGACGACAACAACGCCATCGGGCTCGGTGACCTCAACATCGTTCTTCTCCGGTTCTCGTCCACCGACCCGGCAGGCGACCGCGACGGCGACGGAATCGTCGGCCTATCGGACATGAACCTCGTGCTGCTGAACTTCGGACTCGTCGGCGCCCCCTAG
- a CDS encoding class II aldolase/adducin family protein translates to MPTERELREQLSECGRMLWNCGLVGAFEGNLSARVDANRVLVSPANVHKVDITPEALVIVDVRNRWVSGGSPTSELPLHLAVYEARDDVMAAVHAHPPTATGFSVAGETLPNGVITEADLVLGEVALVPYAPPGTTHLAESVKPYLLSHNVFLMSHHGALTLGGSIKEAYNRMEVLERCARMILAARMLGRVQTIPYGPKSTGGDEPR, encoded by the coding sequence GTGCCTACAGAACGCGAGCTACGAGAGCAGTTGAGCGAGTGCGGACGCATGCTGTGGAACTGCGGCCTCGTCGGCGCGTTCGAGGGCAACCTTTCGGCCAGGGTAGATGCCAACCGCGTGCTCGTGTCCCCGGCGAACGTACACAAAGTGGATATCACGCCGGAAGCCCTGGTGATCGTCGACGTCCGGAATCGGTGGGTTTCGGGTGGCTCGCCCACCTCGGAACTGCCTCTGCATCTCGCAGTGTACGAAGCGCGCGACGATGTGATGGCCGCGGTGCACGCACACCCACCTACCGCCACCGGGTTCAGCGTTGCAGGCGAGACGCTACCGAACGGCGTGATTACCGAAGCCGACCTAGTGCTAGGCGAGGTGGCGCTGGTCCCCTATGCCCCGCCCGGTACCACCCACTTGGCAGAGAGCGTAAAACCCTACCTGCTTTCACACAACGTGTTTCTGATGTCCCACCACGGTGCGCTGACCTTGGGCGGCAGCATCAAAGAGGCGTACAATCGAATGGAAGTGCTGGAGCGCTGCGCCCGAATGATCCTCGCTGCGCGCATGCTTGGTCGGGTGCAGACGATCCCATACGGCCCGAAATCAACGGGAGGCGACGAGCCACGTTGA
- a CDS encoding sigma-70 family RNA polymerase sigma factor, with protein sequence MMDVTCTSYSDVRDGSVEARRIEFERLMKKSWRRAYTMAFQLTRNRSDAEDLVQDTFVKAWKGFASFRPERPFINWVLRIMQRAFLDLRRRDNPVRTAESLNGMISPSDGEIQEIPIPDRSPGPEDSYLSQEVRREVTEALGTIPDVYRAAVVLCDIEGLSYAEIAEVQGTTVGTVRSRIHRGRQMLKKELARRQKQ encoded by the coding sequence ATGATGGACGTTACCTGCACAAGCTACTCGGATGTGCGTGATGGCTCGGTGGAGGCTAGGCGGATCGAGTTCGAGAGGCTCATGAAGAAGTCGTGGCGGCGCGCCTACACCATGGCTTTCCAACTAACTCGGAATCGCTCCGATGCCGAAGACCTGGTTCAAGATACGTTTGTTAAGGCTTGGAAGGGGTTCGCGTCTTTCCGGCCCGAGCGTCCGTTTATCAACTGGGTGCTGAGGATCATGCAGCGCGCGTTTCTCGACCTGCGCCGCCGAGACAATCCGGTGCGCACGGCGGAGAGCCTGAACGGTATGATAAGCCCTTCCGACGGCGAGATCCAGGAGATACCGATCCCAGACCGGTCTCCGGGTCCCGAGGATAGCTACCTGTCGCAGGAGGTTCGTCGGGAGGTGACGGAGGCGCTCGGGACCATCCCCGACGTCTACCGAGCGGCGGTAGTGTTGTGCGACATCGAGGGATTGTCGTACGCCGAGATCGCCGAGGTGCAGGGTACTACGGTGGGTACGGTGCGGTCGCGTATCCATCGGGGCAGGCAGATGCTCAAGAAGGAACTGGCGCGACGACAGAAACAGTAG